The genomic DNA ACTCAAGGACTCAGACAGCCAGAGCTTGAAGCGTATATATCTAAGTTACTAGATTATCTGGGAGCAGAATACGGTATAGATTGTTTTGGTCTAATTTATTGGCTCAATCCAAAAGAGTGTTCGGAATGCCAACAAAATTAGCTATAATTCTTACTATAATCTTACCAGCCATGATAATGAATACTAGACTATCGAGTAAGGGACAGGTAGTAATTCCTCAAGAGATAAGAGAGATGAACCATTGGCTTCCAGGTCAAGAACTAATTGCAGTTAACACCGATGAGGGAGTTTTGTTAAAACCAAAACGAGCTTTTGCTGCAACTACCGTTGAAGACTTAACTGAGTTTCGACCCTACAAAGGAAAAGCCAAGTCCGTTGAGGAAATGAATGATGCCGTTAGAGAACAAATCGCAAGCCGATGGGAAGAATAGGTATCGATACCAACATTGTTGTTAGAGCGATAGTAAAAGATGAACTTCAACAGGCTCAAATATCTCTTTCAGTATTGCAAGAAATAGAAACTTATATTTGTCATACGGTAATCCTTGAAACTGTATGGGTACTAGAATCTGTTTACAAACTTTCAAAAGTCGATATTATCAAAGGTTTAAAATTGGTTTTTGGATTACCTAAAGTTTTTTTAGAAGATTCGGGCGCGATCGCTCTAACTTTAAAATGGTATGATTCTGGTTTGGACTTTGGCGATGCCCTTCATTTAGCGACGGCGCAAAGGTACAAGACATTCTATACTTTCGATAAAGCCTTAATCAAAAAAGCTAAAGAAATACCCCAAATAAAAGTAGTCGAACCGTCTAGTGGCAAGTAAATTTGATGGATTATTCTTTTAGCACCATAATCCAACGGGTTAATCTAATTGCTTCATCAAAGTTGAACGATGAAGTCAAACTACGGCAAGCGGGCGAACTATTCTATCAGGGTAGTCTGAGTATTTTAGTTAGAGCAGA from Myxosarcina sp. GI1 includes the following:
- a CDS encoding AbrB/MazE/SpoVT family DNA-binding domain-containing protein; its protein translation is MNTRLSSKGQVVIPQEIREMNHWLPGQELIAVNTDEGVLLKPKRAFAATTVEDLTEFRPYKGKAKSVEEMNDAVREQIASRWEE
- a CDS encoding type II toxin-antitoxin system VapC family toxin, which translates into the protein MGRIGIDTNIVVRAIVKDELQQAQISLSVLQEIETYICHTVILETVWVLESVYKLSKVDIIKGLKLVFGLPKVFLEDSGAIALTLKWYDSGLDFGDALHLATAQRYKTFYTFDKALIKKAKEIPQIKVVEPSSGK